One Streptomyces mobaraensis NBRC 13819 = DSM 40847 DNA segment encodes these proteins:
- the aceE gene encoding pyruvate dehydrogenase (acetyl-transferring), homodimeric type: MSQLDQLPDHDPAEVAEWLESLDSAVRAGGPHRAAYLLRRMTEHAARTGVDLPPLTGTPYVNTIPTAEEPEHPGDEDVERRITAWNRWNAAAMVSRGNHRAGLGGHIATYASAAWLYETGFQHFFRGKEADGSGDQLFLQGHASPGVYARAFLEGRIGADRLDRFRQEAGGDGLPSYPHPRRLPWFWEFPTVSMGLGPLSAVYQARFNRYLEHRGIKDTSRSRVWAFLGDGEMDEPESTAALTLAARERLDNLTFVVNCNLQRLDGPVRPNFKIVQELEAQFRAAGWNVVKALWGTAWDGVLARDTTGALVRRLGEVPDAQFQTYATRDAGYVRDHFFGTDPALRALGAGLGDAELLELFGASRAGHEPRKVYAAYRAAVDHRGAPSVVLVQTVKGHTLGPGFASRNANHQMKKLTGGEFRALRDLLDLPIPDRELDGEVPPYGHPGEDSPEVRYLRERRAALGGPAPARRVTAVALPRPGSRPFENLAKGSGTQEIATTMAFVRLVKDLMRDEETGRRWVPVVPDEARTFGMESLFPSAGLYSPSGQTYDPVDRDQLLYYREARDGQILNEGITEAGSLASFTAAATSYATHGEPMIPFYIFYSMFGWQRTADQFWSLADQLGRGFVIGATAGRTTMTGEGLQHADGHSHLIASTNPAAVAYDPAFAYEVAVIVREGLRRMFGPEAEDVFYYLTVYNEPKVQPPMPPGVEEGVLKGLYRYREADGLPADAPRLQLLSSGTAVHWALDAQRLLADAWGVAADVWSAPSWTELRRDALACDAARLRGEERVPYVTRALRGAPGPVLAVSDWMRAVPDQIAPWVEQDWTSLGTDGFGLSDTREAARRHFGVDPGAIAVAALDALARRGEVKPETVREAAARYGTGG, from the coding sequence ATGTCCCAGCTCGACCAGCTGCCCGACCACGACCCGGCCGAGGTCGCCGAATGGCTGGAGTCCCTGGACTCCGCCGTCCGGGCCGGCGGGCCGCACCGGGCCGCGTACCTGTTGCGGCGGATGACCGAGCACGCCGCACGCACCGGCGTGGACCTCCCCCCGCTCACCGGGACCCCGTACGTCAACACCATCCCGACCGCCGAGGAGCCGGAGCACCCCGGTGACGAGGACGTGGAACGCCGCATCACCGCCTGGAACCGGTGGAACGCCGCCGCCATGGTCAGCCGCGGCAACCACCGCGCCGGGCTCGGCGGCCACATCGCGACCTACGCCTCGGCCGCCTGGCTGTACGAGACGGGCTTCCAGCACTTCTTCCGCGGCAAGGAGGCCGACGGCAGCGGGGACCAGCTGTTCCTCCAGGGCCACGCCTCCCCCGGCGTCTACGCCCGCGCCTTCCTGGAGGGCCGGATCGGCGCGGACCGGCTCGACCGGTTCCGCCAGGAGGCGGGCGGCGACGGACTGCCGTCGTATCCGCACCCGCGCCGACTGCCGTGGTTCTGGGAGTTCCCCACGGTGTCGATGGGGCTGGGGCCGCTCTCCGCGGTCTACCAGGCGCGCTTCAACCGCTACCTGGAGCACCGGGGCATCAAGGACACCTCACGGTCCCGGGTGTGGGCGTTCCTCGGCGACGGCGAGATGGACGAGCCCGAGTCGACCGCCGCCCTCACCCTCGCCGCGCGCGAACGCCTGGACAACCTCACCTTCGTCGTCAACTGCAACCTCCAGCGCCTCGACGGTCCCGTCCGCCCCAATTTCAAGATCGTGCAGGAGCTGGAGGCACAGTTCCGGGCGGCCGGCTGGAACGTCGTCAAGGCGCTGTGGGGGACCGCGTGGGACGGCGTCCTCGCCCGGGACACCACCGGCGCGCTCGTCCGGAGGCTGGGCGAGGTCCCGGACGCCCAGTTCCAGACCTACGCCACCCGGGACGCCGGCTACGTCCGCGACCACTTCTTCGGCACCGACCCGGCGCTGCGCGCGCTCGGCGCCGGGCTGGGCGACGCGGAGCTGCTGGAGCTGTTCGGCGCGTCCCGCGCGGGGCACGAGCCGCGCAAGGTGTACGCCGCCTACCGGGCCGCGGTCGACCACCGGGGCGCTCCCAGCGTCGTCCTGGTCCAGACGGTCAAGGGGCACACGCTCGGCCCCGGTTTCGCGTCCCGGAACGCCAACCACCAGATGAAGAAGCTGACGGGTGGCGAGTTCCGCGCCCTGCGGGACCTGCTCGACCTGCCCATCCCCGACCGGGAGCTGGACGGCGAGGTGCCGCCCTACGGCCACCCGGGCGAGGACTCCCCCGAGGTCCGGTACCTGCGCGAGCGCCGCGCGGCGCTGGGCGGCCCGGCCCCGGCCCGCCGGGTGACCGCCGTGGCGCTGCCGCGGCCGGGGTCCCGGCCGTTCGAGAACCTGGCCAAGGGCTCCGGGACCCAGGAGATCGCCACCACCATGGCGTTCGTCCGGCTGGTCAAGGACCTGATGCGGGACGAGGAGACCGGACGGCGCTGGGTCCCGGTGGTCCCGGACGAGGCCCGTACGTTCGGCATGGAGTCCCTGTTCCCGTCGGCGGGCCTCTACTCGCCGTCCGGGCAGACCTACGACCCCGTCGACCGCGACCAGCTCCTCTACTACCGGGAGGCGCGGGACGGGCAGATCCTCAACGAGGGGATCACGGAGGCGGGTTCGCTGGCCTCCTTCACGGCCGCCGCCACCTCGTACGCGACGCACGGCGAGCCGATGATCCCGTTCTACATCTTCTACTCGATGTTCGGCTGGCAGCGCACGGCCGACCAGTTCTGGTCGCTGGCCGACCAGTTGGGGCGCGGTTTCGTCATCGGAGCGACCGCCGGGCGCACCACGATGACCGGCGAGGGCCTCCAGCACGCCGACGGGCACTCGCACCTGATCGCCTCCACCAACCCGGCGGCCGTCGCCTACGACCCGGCGTTCGCCTACGAGGTGGCGGTGATCGTGCGCGAGGGCCTGCGGCGGATGTTCGGACCGGAGGCGGAGGACGTCTTCTACTACCTGACCGTCTACAACGAGCCCAAGGTCCAGCCGCCGATGCCGCCCGGAGTGGAGGAGGGCGTCCTCAAGGGCCTCTACCGCTACCGGGAGGCGGACGGCCTGCCCGCCGACGCGCCCCGGCTGCAACTGCTGTCCTCCGGCACGGCCGTCCACTGGGCCCTGGACGCCCAGCGGCTGCTCGCCGACGCGTGGGGCGTGGCCGCCGACGTCTGGTCCGCGCCGTCCTGGACGGAGCTGCGCCGCGACGCCCTGGCGTGCGACGCGGCCCGGCTGCGGGGCGAGGAACGGGTCCCGTACGTCACGCGGGCGCTGCGAGGCGCCCCGGGACCGGTGTTGGCGGTCAGCGACTGGATGCGAGCGGTTCCGGACCAGATCGCGCCGTGGGTCGAGCAGGACTGGACGTCCCTGGGCACGGACGGGTTCGGCCTCTCCGACACCCGGGAAGCGGCCCGCCGGCACTTCGGCGTCGATCCGGGGGCGATCGCGGTGGCGGCGCTGGACGCGCTGGCGCGCCGGGGCGAGGTGAAGCCGGAGACGGTACGGGAGGCGGCGGCGCGGTACGGGACGGGAGGCTGA
- a CDS encoding N-acetylmuramoyl-L-alanine amidase has translation MNKKVLADIAERTIAAYLTTFLGLLIADGFDLTDVSALKAAAIAALPAALSVVKGALGRFVGDDDSVAWLPSRRRRKRAAANGKPGTAGTAGMAGTTGKAGTAGTAEKAEKAEKAGKKAGKGGAAGEPAGPPAK, from the coding sequence ATGAACAAGAAGGTGCTCGCCGACATAGCCGAACGGACCATCGCCGCCTACCTGACCACCTTCCTGGGCCTGCTCATCGCCGACGGGTTCGACCTGACCGACGTCTCCGCGCTCAAGGCCGCCGCCATCGCGGCCCTGCCCGCCGCCCTCTCGGTGGTCAAGGGCGCGCTCGGGCGGTTCGTCGGTGACGACGACAGTGTGGCGTGGCTGCCGTCCCGGCGGCGCCGCAAGCGGGCCGCCGCCAACGGGAAGCCGGGGACGGCGGGGACGGCGGGGATGGCGGGGACGACGGGGAAGGCAGGGACGGCCGGAACGGCAGAGAAGGCAGAGAAGGCAGAGAAGGCCGGGAAGAAGGCGGGGAAGGGCGGCGCGGCCGGAGAGCCGGCCGGCCCGCCCGCCAAGTAG
- a CDS encoding aldehyde dehydrogenase family protein — protein sequence MARYASPGSPDAVVSYRPRYDHWIGGEYRPPARGGYFENPTPVNGEPFTEVARGTAEDVERALDAAHAAAPAWGRTAPAERAAVLLRVADRMEEHLEALAVAESWENGKPVRETLAADIPLAVDHFRYFAGALRAQEGGLSELDEDTVAYHFHEPLGVVAQIIPWNFPLLMAAWKLAPALAAGNAVVLKPAEQTPASIHVWLDLVADLLPPGVVNVVNGFGVEAGKPLAASPRVAKIAFTGETTTGRLIMQYAAENLRPVTLELGGKSPNIFFDDVSAADDDFRDKALEGFTMFALNQGEVCTCPSRALIQRGHYADFLTAGIARTEAIVPGHPLDTDTMIGAQASNDQLEKILSYFDIGRQEGARVLTGGRRADPGGELKGGYYVEPTILEGTNRMRVFQEEIFGPVVAVTPFTDFDDAMALANDTLYGLGAGVWTRDGTTAYRAGRTLQAGRVWTNCYHQYPAAAAFGGYKQSGIGREGHRMTLEHYQQTKNLLVSYSPKKLGFF from the coding sequence ATGGCCCGTTACGCGTCCCCCGGCTCCCCCGACGCCGTGGTCTCGTACCGTCCGCGGTACGACCACTGGATCGGTGGCGAGTACCGTCCGCCCGCGCGGGGCGGCTACTTCGAGAACCCGACGCCGGTGAACGGCGAGCCGTTCACCGAGGTCGCGCGGGGCACCGCCGAGGACGTCGAGCGCGCCCTGGATGCCGCCCACGCCGCGGCCCCCGCCTGGGGCCGCACGGCGCCGGCCGAGCGCGCGGCGGTCCTGCTCCGCGTCGCGGACCGCATGGAGGAACACCTGGAGGCGCTCGCCGTCGCCGAGTCCTGGGAGAACGGCAAGCCCGTCCGCGAGACGCTGGCCGCCGACATACCGCTGGCCGTCGACCACTTCCGGTACTTCGCGGGGGCGTTACGCGCCCAGGAGGGCGGCCTGTCCGAGCTGGACGAGGACACCGTCGCGTACCACTTCCACGAACCGCTCGGCGTGGTCGCCCAGATCATCCCCTGGAACTTCCCCCTGCTGATGGCGGCCTGGAAACTGGCCCCGGCCCTCGCCGCCGGCAACGCGGTCGTCCTCAAACCGGCCGAGCAGACGCCGGCGTCGATCCACGTCTGGCTGGACCTGGTGGCCGATCTCCTCCCCCCGGGCGTGGTGAACGTCGTCAACGGCTTCGGGGTGGAAGCCGGCAAGCCGCTGGCGGCCAGCCCGCGCGTCGCCAAGATCGCGTTCACGGGCGAGACCACGACCGGCCGCCTGATCATGCAGTACGCGGCCGAGAACCTGCGCCCGGTCACCCTCGAACTGGGCGGCAAGAGCCCCAACATCTTCTTCGACGACGTCTCCGCCGCGGACGACGACTTCCGCGACAAGGCCCTCGAGGGCTTCACCATGTTCGCCCTCAACCAGGGCGAGGTCTGCACCTGCCCGTCCCGCGCCCTGATCCAGCGCGGCCACTACGCGGACTTCCTCACCGCCGGCATCGCCCGCACCGAGGCGATCGTCCCGGGCCACCCCCTGGACACGGACACCATGATCGGCGCCCAGGCGTCCAACGACCAACTGGAGAAGATCCTCTCCTACTTCGACATCGGCAGACAGGAGGGCGCCCGCGTCCTCACCGGCGGCCGACGCGCCGACCCCGGCGGCGAGTTGAAGGGCGGCTACTACGTGGAGCCCACGATCCTCGAGGGCACCAACCGCATGCGCGTCTTCCAGGAGGAGATCTTCGGCCCCGTCGTCGCCGTCACCCCCTTCACCGACTTCGACGACGCCATGGCCCTCGCCAACGACACCCTCTACGGCCTCGGCGCCGGCGTCTGGACCCGCGACGGCACCACCGCCTACCGCGCCGGCCGCACCCTCCAGGCCGGCCGCGTCTGGACCAACTGCTACCACCAATACCCGGCCGCGGCCGCCTTCGGCGGCTACAAACAATCGGGCATCGGCCGCGAGGGCCACCGCATGACGCTGGAGCACTACCAACAGACGAAGAATCTTCTGGTCTCGTACTCCCCGAAGAAGCTCGGCTTCTTCTAG
- a CDS encoding tyrosine-type recombinase/integrase, whose product MSYNVRFWETRERAGRRNAFQVRWAVDGRERSESFSTSGLAESRRAKLMTAAREGEPFDQETGLPASELRAIKQRTTWYDLAHEYIDQRWDRTPGNTRRTLADAFATITPALVRPGVSYPEPRVLRRALYSWAFNKNAWAREPDEEWQKALNWMKRNSLPLSALAEADVLRRALDALCRKLDGKPAAAKTARRKRAAFSEALNTALEKGYFTENPLKGLRWNPPGVNEEVDPASVPNPAQVGRLLSSVAQQPGRGPHLEAFFGCMYYAAMRPAEVIHLRLEQCHLPETGWGMLNLSGGVVIAGKDWTDDGAVHEVHSLKRRAATATRLVPIPPQFVRMLLAHIERYGVTPDGRLFRNEAGNYVDAAAYGTTWSRARDYVLTRTELAAGLAKRPYDLRHAGISFWLHSGVDPAECARRAGQSIEVLFRYYAKFLDGVRDHANRLIEQSMQEWDRVSGGSAAAG is encoded by the coding sequence ATGAGCTACAACGTCCGGTTCTGGGAGACGCGCGAGCGCGCCGGCCGCCGTAACGCGTTCCAGGTTCGGTGGGCGGTCGACGGGCGCGAACGTTCCGAATCGTTCAGCACTTCCGGTCTTGCTGAGAGCCGACGCGCCAAGCTCATGACCGCAGCGCGCGAAGGTGAGCCGTTCGACCAGGAGACCGGCCTTCCCGCGTCCGAACTGCGAGCGATCAAGCAGCGTACGACGTGGTACGACCTCGCGCACGAATACATCGACCAGCGTTGGGATCGCACACCGGGCAATACGCGCCGCACTCTGGCCGATGCCTTCGCCACGATTACGCCTGCTCTCGTCCGTCCCGGGGTCAGCTATCCGGAGCCACGAGTGCTACGACGCGCACTTTACTCGTGGGCGTTCAACAAGAACGCGTGGGCGCGGGAACCTGACGAGGAGTGGCAGAAGGCGCTGAACTGGATGAAGCGCAACTCCCTGCCCCTGAGCGCATTGGCCGAAGCCGACGTGCTGCGTCGGGCGCTCGACGCGCTGTGCCGCAAGCTTGACGGGAAGCCCGCAGCGGCAAAGACGGCTCGTCGGAAGCGTGCCGCGTTCAGCGAAGCCCTCAACACGGCGCTGGAGAAAGGTTACTTCACTGAGAACCCCCTCAAGGGGCTGCGATGGAACCCTCCGGGGGTCAACGAGGAGGTAGACCCGGCTTCTGTCCCCAACCCGGCGCAGGTCGGCAGACTGCTTTCGTCGGTCGCCCAGCAGCCGGGCCGAGGGCCCCATCTCGAGGCGTTCTTCGGTTGTATGTACTACGCGGCCATGCGCCCGGCGGAGGTCATTCATCTCCGGCTTGAGCAGTGTCATCTGCCCGAGACGGGATGGGGGATGCTTAACCTGTCGGGCGGGGTTGTCATCGCCGGGAAGGACTGGACGGACGACGGCGCGGTGCACGAAGTGCACTCGCTCAAGCGCCGTGCGGCCACAGCCACGCGACTGGTGCCGATTCCTCCACAGTTCGTGCGCATGCTGCTTGCACACATCGAACGCTACGGCGTGACGCCGGACGGCCGGCTGTTCCGCAACGAGGCCGGCAACTACGTGGACGCCGCCGCGTACGGGACCACCTGGTCGCGCGCACGAGACTACGTCCTGACGCGGACCGAACTCGCCGCTGGTCTCGCCAAGCGGCCTTACGACCTGCGGCACGCCGGCATCTCCTTCTGGCTGCACTCGGGTGTGGACCCGGCGGAATGCGCCCGGCGAGCGGGGCAGAGCATCGAGGTCCTCTTCCGCTACTACGCCAAGTTCCTCGACGGCGTCCGGGACCACGCCAACCGCCTCATCGAGCAGTCCATGCAGGAATGGGACCGCGTCAGCGGGGGCTCGGCGGCAGCGGGATGA
- a CDS encoding helix-turn-helix transcriptional regulator, which yields MARPPALKLTEVLAEIRMSPSAFYRLRARGLAPRMVKLPNGELRCRRSDLDAWWEACERDSINWA from the coding sequence GTGGCACGTCCGCCTGCCCTGAAACTTACAGAAGTACTTGCGGAAATCCGCATGAGTCCGTCCGCTTTTTACCGGCTGCGTGCCCGGGGGCTGGCACCGCGCATGGTCAAACTGCCGAACGGTGAGCTGCGATGTCGTCGCAGCGACCTGGACGCCTGGTGGGAGGCGTGTGAGAGGGACTCCATAAATTGGGCATGA
- a CDS encoding IS256 family transposase yields the protein MIVAAEAVEEVKPAGAPGALDDQLIGQLVDRAKADGIRLTGEGGLLQQLTKRILESALEGEITDHLGHEKHEKADSGNVRNGTRAKTVLTDVGPVEIDVPRDRSGSFKPQIVRKRQRRLSGVDEMVLSLSARGLIHGEISAHLAEVYGAEVSKTIISTITDKVIDGMNEWQNRPLDSVYPVLFIDCVHVKLRDGQVANRPIYVVLAVTVEGTREILGLWAGDGGEGAKYWLQVLTEIKNRGTEDVCMVVCDGLKGLPDAIGTVWPQAITQTCVVHLLRASFRYAARQDWDKISKALKPVYTAPTQDVAEERFLEFCETWGRKYPAIVKLWENAWAEFVPFLQFDTEIRRVVCTTNAIESVNARIRKAVRARGHFPNEQAALKCVYMAIMSLDPTGQGRKRWTQRWKAALNAFDITFDGRLAAARR from the coding sequence GTGATTGTCGCGGCTGAGGCCGTCGAGGAAGTGAAGCCCGCCGGTGCGCCCGGTGCTCTGGACGACCAGCTGATCGGCCAGCTGGTGGACCGTGCGAAGGCGGACGGGATCAGGCTGACCGGCGAGGGCGGGCTGCTGCAGCAGTTGACGAAGCGGATCCTCGAGTCCGCCCTCGAGGGCGAGATCACGGACCATCTCGGGCATGAGAAGCACGAGAAGGCCGACAGCGGCAACGTCCGTAACGGCACGAGAGCCAAGACCGTGCTGACGGACGTGGGGCCGGTCGAGATCGATGTGCCCCGGGACCGGTCGGGTTCGTTCAAGCCGCAGATCGTCCGCAAGCGGCAGCGCCGGCTGTCCGGCGTCGACGAGATGGTGCTCTCGCTGTCCGCCCGCGGCCTCATACACGGGGAGATATCGGCTCACCTCGCGGAGGTCTACGGCGCCGAGGTGTCCAAGACCATCATCTCCACGATCACCGACAAGGTGATCGACGGCATGAACGAGTGGCAGAACCGGCCGCTCGATTCGGTCTACCCGGTGCTGTTCATCGACTGCGTGCACGTGAAGCTGCGGGACGGCCAGGTCGCCAACCGGCCGATATATGTGGTCCTCGCGGTCACGGTCGAGGGCACCCGCGAGATCCTCGGCCTGTGGGCCGGCGACGGCGGCGAGGGCGCGAAGTACTGGCTCCAGGTCCTGACCGAGATCAAGAACAGAGGCACTGAAGACGTCTGCATGGTCGTCTGCGACGGCCTGAAGGGGCTGCCCGATGCGATCGGGACGGTCTGGCCCCAGGCCATTACCCAGACGTGCGTGGTTCACCTGCTGCGGGCGTCGTTCCGTTACGCGGCCCGTCAGGACTGGGACAAGATCTCGAAGGCACTCAAGCCCGTCTACACCGCCCCGACCCAGGATGTCGCGGAGGAGCGGTTCCTGGAGTTCTGCGAGACGTGGGGCAGGAAATACCCGGCGATCGTAAAGCTGTGGGAGAACGCCTGGGCCGAGTTCGTGCCCTTCCTCCAGTTCGACACCGAGATACGGCGAGTCGTCTGCACCACGAACGCTATCGAGTCGGTGAACGCGCGGATCCGCAAGGCCGTCCGAGCCCGCGGGCACTTCCCGAACGAGCAAGCCGCCCTCAAATGCGTCTACATGGCCATCATGAGCCTCGACCCCACCGGCCAGGGACGCAAACGCTGGACCCAGCGATGGAAGGCCGCCCTCAACGCCTTCGACATCACCTTCGACGGACGGCTCGCCGCCGCCCGTCGCTAA
- a CDS encoding prenyltransferase/squalene oxidase repeat-containing protein, with protein sequence MTDQIIGHFPHFTTGRKKILLQAVLHALGAASVTQWPQDELFDSTALQGWKRTEMTACKVIIAHALGTPDRVSDTDLAALLPSHGPGEICHANILVHLLALTALQNYPQHRGTLNAGVTALARTQRPDGGFSLTRDMNTTITGMATAALAVAATNRSLQRRSADALADIQHSSGAWTFSLPADQTDVETTFFALEALHLTDPARYADHLRRGCDYLSDMQNPDGGLNNYAAGGISETSHTAQSLTIWAAHHPSRYTAQINRATRFITSHQRQDGGFDLNWSASTGNVILRVCHGLHTALATSALVPEQRDRARHTIINSTRYLLSHQNLDGGWGQQPDRPSDATSTAYALTSIAFTSEGKNAATAAAGYLCDVQQPNGAFNAPPDTYSPRPLLLDIKILPTIYAIRALCSHATNQFGSM encoded by the coding sequence ATGACCGACCAGATCATCGGGCACTTCCCTCACTTCACCACCGGCCGGAAAAAGATCCTTCTCCAGGCGGTTCTGCACGCTCTCGGAGCCGCGAGCGTCACCCAGTGGCCGCAAGACGAACTGTTCGACTCGACGGCACTGCAGGGCTGGAAGCGGACTGAGATGACCGCCTGCAAGGTAATCATCGCCCATGCCCTAGGCACCCCCGACCGCGTCAGCGACACCGACCTGGCCGCGCTGCTCCCCAGCCACGGCCCCGGGGAGATCTGCCACGCCAATATCCTGGTTCACCTGTTGGCGCTGACGGCACTGCAAAACTACCCGCAGCACCGCGGCACCCTGAATGCCGGTGTCACCGCACTGGCGCGAACCCAACGCCCCGACGGCGGCTTCTCACTCACCCGAGACATGAACACCACCATCACCGGTATGGCCACGGCCGCCCTTGCCGTGGCGGCCACCAACCGGTCACTTCAGCGCCGTTCTGCTGACGCACTCGCTGACATCCAGCATTCCTCCGGGGCTTGGACCTTCAGCCTCCCAGCCGACCAGACCGACGTGGAGACGACGTTCTTCGCCCTGGAAGCCCTGCACCTGACCGACCCAGCCCGCTACGCCGACCATCTCCGGCGGGGATGCGACTACCTGAGCGACATGCAAAACCCCGACGGAGGGCTCAACAACTACGCCGCCGGGGGCATATCGGAGACCTCCCACACGGCCCAGTCCCTCACTATCTGGGCCGCCCACCACCCGTCCCGCTACACCGCGCAGATAAATCGCGCGACGCGTTTCATTACCAGCCACCAGCGCCAAGACGGAGGGTTCGATCTCAACTGGTCCGCCAGCACAGGCAACGTCATCCTCCGCGTCTGCCACGGACTACATACAGCCCTGGCGACTTCCGCCCTCGTCCCCGAACAACGGGACCGGGCGCGCCACACCATCATCAACAGCACGCGTTACCTGCTGAGCCACCAGAACCTTGACGGCGGATGGGGGCAACAGCCCGATCGGCCCAGCGACGCCACCAGCACCGCCTACGCCCTTACCAGCATCGCCTTCACTAGCGAGGGCAAGAACGCCGCGACCGCCGCAGCCGGGTACTTGTGCGATGTGCAACAACCCAATGGAGCATTCAACGCACCACCCGACACCTACTCCCCGAGGCCCCTTCTCCTTGACATCAAGATCCTCCCCACCATCTATGCGATAAGGGCCCTCTGTTCTCACGCCACGAACCAGTTCGGGTCTATGTGA
- a CDS encoding terpene synthase family protein: MTLLEPQRMRDHQPTDALRLYCPLPRHEYPDHKGLVEATQEWSRPYISYSSDRDQDILDSCAYSAYTCIPPRVPHDLRVWFSCVSAWTLLSDDSFDRGTLQQRQQRYAEIAPQELHALSTPLAIPEPGRLHPLADYIWALRTYGEEHAPLPPVRMLMDAIDRALRETETEIGYAVRSELCGADEYIRRLMSGAKYSGQFAILPEICTRATIPEHEGQHPIMQGLRYLTGTLCHLHLDFFCWANDGPTEAYNIINAVAQDLGIPPYEAGAPALELTNRIMELFLRLREQLKREVGEASRTLLDDLDWMVRGNLDWGLYTTRYASDNNPMRPFLPEEQPTPLAPPALTSAPCPALAHLFGLLD; the protein is encoded by the coding sequence ATGACACTTCTCGAACCGCAGCGTATGCGCGACCATCAACCCACTGATGCGCTGCGCCTGTACTGCCCCCTCCCCAGGCATGAATACCCTGACCACAAGGGGCTTGTAGAAGCCACGCAGGAATGGTCTCGCCCGTACATCTCGTACAGCAGTGACAGGGATCAAGACATCCTTGATAGCTGTGCCTACTCGGCGTACACATGTATTCCCCCGCGTGTCCCGCATGACTTGCGTGTCTGGTTCAGCTGCGTCTCCGCATGGACTCTCCTCTCCGACGACAGCTTCGACCGAGGAACCCTCCAGCAGCGGCAGCAGCGTTACGCCGAGATCGCGCCGCAGGAACTGCATGCGCTTAGCACCCCCCTGGCCATCCCCGAGCCCGGCCGGCTGCACCCCCTGGCCGATTACATCTGGGCGCTCCGCACATACGGCGAGGAGCACGCACCACTGCCGCCCGTCCGTATGCTCATGGACGCAATCGACCGTGCCCTACGCGAAACAGAGACCGAAATCGGCTACGCGGTCCGGTCCGAGCTGTGCGGGGCAGACGAATACATTCGGCGCTTGATGAGCGGCGCGAAATACTCCGGGCAATTCGCCATCCTGCCGGAGATCTGCACCCGGGCGACCATCCCGGAGCACGAAGGACAGCACCCCATCATGCAGGGCCTGCGCTACCTCACGGGAACCCTGTGTCACCTGCACCTCGACTTCTTCTGCTGGGCCAATGACGGCCCCACAGAGGCATACAACATCATCAACGCCGTCGCCCAAGACCTGGGTATTCCGCCTTACGAGGCCGGAGCTCCAGCGCTGGAGCTCACCAACCGCATCATGGAACTCTTCCTGCGCCTGCGAGAACAGCTCAAGCGTGAAGTCGGCGAGGCCTCCCGCACCCTCCTGGATGACCTGGACTGGATGGTGCGCGGCAATCTGGACTGGGGCCTTTACACCACTCGCTACGCCAGCGACAACAACCCGATGCGCCCGTTTCTGCCCGAGGAACAGCCGACGCCACTGGCACCGCCGGCACTCACCAGCGCCCCGTGCCCGGCATTGGCCCACCTGTTCGGCCTGCTCGACTGA